One Vidua chalybeata isolate OUT-0048 chromosome 13, bVidCha1 merged haplotype, whole genome shotgun sequence genomic window carries:
- the TP53BP1 gene encoding TP53-binding protein 1 isoform X1 has protein sequence MAAAGSAAGLDDGRAGGVGPGRAPQPVASGMECGGSSQLDPGFSQQDTPLLIVEDSQPQGAEEDAESAWLGVLARRLPARSSPSPVLDIVRGPAGSRAPRERFSEPMENPARPSASSPRGCAAEESAVPDRENSALGKAGERSEGDVEDCASSPYVEDTGMSQLQFGVLELSQSQDFESDLVSKEGDAGRPSHSGPAVLSSRLVKNESKYELCADNIETDSSTEAHTALESQAEKSERTLQEAEEHTRRKMPVSGASKTEESLGSGHEESDILSTQEEMFPENHATATAGSGCPITRVEDRSSLACTPARSLQVLQLSGQAFLVQEGDSTVSSGLVTPPPVSFGPNALVPSSPTEQGKAEDEQMDISIPGDGRELMQKQRGDMLVEMALGCIPPRPLVQPQASTPVSQSAPNFFPGSLPVPSQPEFSHDIFVPTQSPEKKHEGEEKTAGLTSLYLPRDLSRSTDALSKISTDDSVSQPPESCKLMLSASACSQPMNRVVSSGSLSAGQDSETTQVERIPECKASDSRLCSVENDNIKLKVNAGDQAPSENCEKTKKEDVETAGMPVGQFVSAGVAGDGPLAFTVHREIESISGSQAVADQSGVPEILSYAQETSKPEAVPETQCEEQEEKLQVKEKQIKEDRSLVNITLSHSSILEREGQCHEDTEVNDSCKNSKNVAQELEKVGPECQGKEALKGCTFDAGEAKNMDKLSTNMAKLNEVLAKPSVGKLLEQRDLLPKLKSDVQSEVALCAKNNPDGSELGQVMIISNQPSLQERGLETHVVQHENPIPKNMEATVLTRNLEQEGQMQPQEKATSKSPSPSSGTPFHFTLPKEGDVIQSLTSITPPLTGHLKMGPRRHSTPIVDDTCPDSTIATSDVTAEGTMGTNNVTVESAVVSADVSEVYEKGESGVVPESDAKLSLRMNLVTPVNDGSEESLPFSLEKPAASDGKDGSSAAAEAAASSQKASSVFSRVCEVHREDEARGHGLSTSPFRGDLFILPGTQEDAELHTNPSDWQYQQQKADSSGGQSLIAQRMQQDCHQQSSGAEDGEPMETDVVSTQAEDGRRMQRKQSKAVQIDQSQERWENIKNKGVQTTADCLFTPTTVTTATQTSEEICRQVEMGTSMSGQKPGQQDVNIQTDESGEKVVDTSGDDTDSLRSQGEEEFNLLHPPKGQVQRRHMRTIREVRTVVTRVITDVYYINGAEVERKVVEETEEPVVECQECETDMSPSRTAGGSSLTSGDLGDVSSFSSKASSLHRTSSGGSSGHSATHGSSSSGQGTGAVKGKVRGTETGEFALPIGRGILGKLSPRKGAGQPASPLRVSQTGALRCEEEEDCMPGTRQAGRAPVTPRGRGRRGRPPSRTTGTRDSAGLPGMEDLSTTASPEEKSFTRSVRLPDGGEKSGTSGFCALRRSDSPEIPFQVVTGPSDCAGSSTGSSFVGLRVVAKWSSNGFFYSGMITRDVGAGKYKLLFDDRYERDVLGKDILLCDPIPLETEVTALSEDDYFSAGVVKGHRKESGELYYCIEKEGQRKWYKRMAVILSQEQGNKLREQFGLGPYEPVTPLTKAADISLDNLVEGKRKRRSTLGSPSTSSSSTTPTRKGQESPRVPPVSLSGKRKLLASEDERSPAKRGRKSAMIKPGTVRGGEFVSTCEGVDATDPPVLKGDHGPLPQNKTLFLGYAFLLTMATPSDKVINHQKPSDGPTGSSEEEEDFLEMTPYDKHYIAQQLRAGAGYILEDFNETQCNAAYQCLLIADQHCRTQKYLLCLARGIPCVSHIWVHDSCHANQLQNYRNYLLPAGYSLQEQKLLEWHPRENPFHNLKVLLVSDQQENFLDLWSEILMTGGAASVKQHYSHAHNKDIALGVYDVVVTDFSCPAGVLKCAEALRLPVVSQEWVIQSLIAGERVGYKQHPKYKHDYVPH, from the exons atggcggcggcgggaAGTGCGGCTGGGTTGGACgacgggcgggcgggcggcgtAGGGCCCGGCCGGGCTCCGCAGCCGGTGGCGTCCGGCATGGAGTGCGGCGGGAGCAGCCAGCTGGACCCCGGCTTCTCGCAGCAGGACACGCCCCTCCTCATCGTGGAAGACTCGCAGCCTCAGGGCGCGGAGGAGGACGCGGAGAGCGCTTGGCTCGGCGTGCTGGCCCGCCGGCTGCCGGCCCGGAGTAGCCCGAGCCCCGTGCTG GACATCGTCCGCGGTCCTGCTGGCAGCCGGGCGCCGCGGGAACGATTCTCAG AGCCCATGGAGAACCCGGCCCGCCCGAGCGCCTCTTCACCGCGGGGCTGCGCAGCGGAGGAGTCTGCAGTGCCCGACCGGGAGAACAG TGCCCTTGGAAAGGCCGGGGAACGAAGTGAAGGTGATGTTGAGGACTGTGCTTCTTCGCCATATGTAGAAG ATACAGGCATGTCACAGCTCCAGTTTGGAGTTCTAGAACTGTCGCAGAGCCAGGACTTTGAGAGTGACTTGGTGTCCAAAGAGGGAGATGCTGGGCGTCCGTCCCACTCTGGGCCCGCTGTCCTTTCTTCCAGACTTGTTAAGAATGAGTCTAAATATG AACTCTGTGCGGACAACATAGAAACTGACTCCAGCACAGAAGCACATACCGCTTTGGAAAGCCAGGCAGAGAAGTCTGAAAG AACTCTGCAGGAAGCAGAAGAGCATACCAGAAGGAAAATGCCTGTCAGTGGTGCCAGTAAAACTGAGGAATCCCTTGGCTCTGGTCATGAGGAGTCAGATATCTTGTCAACTCAGGAAGAGATGTTTCCTGAGAATCATGCAACAG CCACTGCAGGGAGTGGCTGTCCGATAACCAGGGTGGAAGACAGAAGTTCTCTGGCATGCACCCCTGCTCGCAGTCTGCAagtcctgcagctctctggacAGGCATTCCTTGTACAGGAGGGTGATTCCAC TGTCTCTTCAGGCCTAGTTActcctcctcctgtttcctTTGGACCCAAtgcccttgtccccagcagtCCTACTGAACAGGGGAAAGCAGAAG ATGAACAGATGGATATATCTATCCCTGGCGATGGAAGAGAACTGATGCAAAAGCAGAGAGGAGATATGCTGGTGGAGATGGCCCTCGGTTGTATCCCTCCAAGACCTCTTGTTCAGCCACAGGCTTCAACTCCAGTGTCCCAGAGTGCCCCAAACTTCTTTCCCGGATCTTTACCTGTACCATCACAACCAGAGTTCTCTCAT gaTATCTTCGTTCCAACTCAGAGCCCAGAGAAGAAGcatgaaggagaagaaaaaactgCTGGTTTAACCTCTTTATATTTACCAAGGGATCTCTCTAGATCCACAGATGCTTTGTCAAAGATATCTACAGATGACTCTGTGTCACAGCCTCCTGAGTCCTGTAAACTGATGCTCTCTGCAAGTGCATGTAGCCAGCCCATGAATAGAGTTGTCAGTTCAGGCTCTCTGAGCGCAGGCCAAGACAGTGAGACCACACAGGTAGAGAGGATTCCTGAATGCAAGGCCTCGGACTCAAGACTCTGTTCTGTGGAGAATGATAATATAAAACTAAAAGTGAATGCAGGTGATCAAGCACCCTctgaaaactgtgaaaaaacaaaaaaggaggaTGTAGAGACTGCAGGAATGCCTGTAGGACAGTTTGTTAGTGCAGGTGTTGCAGGAGATGGGCCATTAGCCTTTACAGTTCATCGGGAGATTGAGTCTATTTCTGGAAGTCAGGCTGTTGCAGATCAGTCTGGTGTGCCTGAGATTTTGTCATATGCTCAAGAGACTTCCAAACCTGAGGCAGTTCCTGAGACTCAGtgtgaagaacaagaagaaaaactgcaagtaaaagagaagcaaataaaGGAAGACAGGTCTCTTGTTAATATAACACTTTCTCATAGCTCTATTCTTGAAAGGGAAGGACAGTGTCATGAAGATACAGAAGTGAATGATTCTtgtaaaaatagcaaaaatgtAGCCCAGGAATTAGAAAAGGTTGGACCAGAATGTCAGGGAAAAGAAGCTTTGAAAGGTTGTACTTTTGATGCTGGGGAGGCAAAGAACATGGATAAACTGTCTACTAACATGGCAAAGCTCAATGAAGTTTTAGCTAAGCCTTCTGTAGGGAAGTTACTGGAGCAGCGCGATTTGCTTCCAAAGTTAAAGAGTGATGTCCAATCGGAAGTGGCATTGTGTGCCAAAAACAATCCCGATGGTTCAGAATTGGGACAGGTAATGATAATAAGCAATCAGCCATCACTTCAAGAGAGAGGGCTTGAAACACACGTGGTTCAGCACGAGAATCCAATACCAAAGAATATGGAGGCTACTGTTCTGACAAGGAATCTGGAGCAAGAAGGGCAAATGCAACCACAGGAGAAGGCAACTTCTAAATCCCCCAGTCCTTCCAGTG GAACCCCGTTTCATTTTACTTTGCCAAAGGAGGGTGATGTCATTCAGTCCTTAACTAGCATAACACCACCTCTTACTGGCCATCTCAAAATGGGACCCAGGAGACACAGCACACCAATTG tcgATGATACTTGTCCAGACAGCACTATAGCAACCAGTGATGTTACAGCAGAGGGCACAATGGGGACCAACAATGTCACTGTGGAAAGTGCAGTGGTATCAGCAGATGTGTCAGAAGTCTATGAGAAAGGAGAGTCTGGTGTGGTTCCTGAGTCAGATGCAAAACTTTCTCTGCGAATGAACCTTGTTACCCCTGTGAATGATGGGAGTGAGGAGTCCTTGCCATTCAGCTTGGAAA AGCCTGCAGCCAGTGATGGAAAAGATGgatcctctgctgctgctgaggctgctgcgAG CTCCCAGAAAGCATCATCTGTGTTCAGTCGTGTCTGTGAAGTTCATCGAGAGGATGAAGCCAGAGGTCATGGTCTTTCCACTTCTCCGTTTAG GGGGGATCTGTTCATTCTTCCTGGCACACAAGAAGATGCTGAATTACATACCAATCCCAGTGATTGGCAGTACCAGCAACAGAAGGCAGACAGCAGTGGTGGACAGAGCCTAATTGCTCAGAGGATGCAGCAGGACTGCCATCAACAATCTTCTGGTGCAGAGGATGGAGAGCCTATGGAGACTGATGTTGTAAGCACTCAGGCAGAAGATGGGAGAAgaatgcagagaaaacaaagtaagGCTGTTCAAATTGATCAAAGTCAAGAGAGGTGGGAAAACATCAAGAATAAAGGGGTGCAAACTACAGCAGACTGTCTTTTTACCCCAACAACTGTTACAACAGCAACACAAACATCAGAAGAAATCTGTAGACAGGTGGAAATGGGAACCAGTATGTCTGGGCAAAAACCTGGGCAACAAGATGTGAACATTCAAACCGACGAGAGTGGGGAAAAGGTTGTCGACACCTCTGGAGATGACACGGACTCTTTGCGCAGTCAG ggagaggaggaatttAACCTTCTTCACCCACCCAAAGGCCAAGTTCAGCGTCGCCACATGCGAACCATTCGAGAAGTGCGCACTGTTGTTACACGTGTTATAACAGATGTTTACTACATCAATGGTGCAGAGGTGGAACGAAAGGTAGTTGAG gaaacagAGGAACCTGTAGTGGAGTGCCAGGAATGTGAGACTGACATGTCCCCATCTAGAACTGCAGGGGGCTCATCGCTGACCTCAGGAGACCTTGGTGATGTCAGCTCTTTCTCATCTAAGGCCTCAAGTCTCCACCGTACATCCAGTGGAGGAAGCAGTGGTCACTCTGCCACACacggcagcagcagctcagggcaaGGAACAGGAGCTGTAAAAGGGAAAGTGCGTGGGACAGAAACCGGAGAATTTGCTTTGCCCATTGGCAGAGGCATCTTAGGAAAATTGAG CCCTAGGAAAGGAGCTGGGCAGCCTGCATCGCCACTCAGAGTTAGCCAGACAGGAGCACTGCGttgtgaggaagaggaggactGTATGCCTGGCACTCGTCAGGCTGGCAGGGCACCAGTGACACCTCGTGGACGAGGAAGAAGAGGACGCCCGCCATCTCGAACAACAGGAACAAG AGATTCAGCTGGACTGCCAGGTATGGAGGATCTCTCAACTACAGCATCACCTGAGGAGAAATCATTTACTCGTTCCGTTCGCCTGCCAGATGGAGGAGAGAAATCTGGCACTTCTGGCTTCTGTGCCTTACGTCGTAGTGACTCTCCAGAAATCCCATTTCAAGTGGTGACTGGTCCTTCGGACTGTGCAGGCTCATCCACTGGGAGCAGCTTTGTGGGCCTCAGGGTTGTAGCAAAGTGGTCCTCAAATGGGTTCTTTTATTCGGGGATGATTACCCGAGATGTTGGAGCAGGAAAGTACAAGCTGCTCTTTGATGACAGATATGAGCGTGATGTGCTAGGAAAAGATATTTTGCTCTGTGATCCTATCCCACTGGAGACAGAGGTGACCGCACTCTCTGAGGATGACTACTTCAGTGCAG GTGTGGTGAAGGGACACCGGAAGGAGTCTGGAGAGCTATACTACTGCATTGAAAAGGAAGGCCAGAGGAAGTGGTACAAACGAATGGCTGTTATCCTGTCTCAAGAGCAAGGAAATAAGCTGCGGGAGCAATTTGGGCTAGGTCCTTATGAGCCTGTCACCCCCCTGACCAAAGCAGCTGACATCAGTCTTG ATAACCTGgtggaggggaagaggaagcGACGTAGTACCCTTGGTTCtcccagcacttccagcagcagcacaactcCCACTCGTAAAGGGCAGGAGAGTCCACGTGTCCCACCAGTCTCGCTGTCTGGGAAAAGGAAGCTTCTTGCTTCTGAAGATGAACGATCCCCAGCTAAACGTGGCCGCAAGTCAGCAATGATAAAGCCTG GCACTGTGAGAGGTGGAGAGTTTGTAAGCACCTGTGAAGGTGTAGATGCTACAGATCCCCCAGTACTGAAGGGTGACCATGGACCCTTGCCCCAAAATAAGACCCTCTTTTTGGGCTATGCCTTTCTTCTCACCATGGCAACACCAAGTGACAAAGTGATCAATCACCAGAAGCCATCAGATGGTCCCACTGGGAGCagtgaggaagaagaag ATTTTTTAGAGATGACTCCGTATGATAAACATTACATAGCACAACAGCTGCGAGCAGGAGCTGGCTATATCCTAGAAGACTTCAATGAAACCCAG TGCAATGCGGCATACCAGTGTCTTTTAATTGCGGACCAGCATTGTCGAACTCAGAAATACTTGCTGTGCCTTGCCAGAGGGATCCCTTGTGTGTCTCATATCTGGGTCCATGATAGCTGTCATGCCAATCAGCTTCAAAATTATCGGAATTACCTTTTGCCAGCTGGATATAGCCTCCAGGAGCAAAAATTGCTAGAATG GCACCCACGAGAAAACCCGTTCCATAACCTGAAGGTTCTCCTGGTGTCAGACCAGCAAGAGAACTTCCTGGATTTGTGGTCTGAAATTCTCATGACAGGGGGAGCAGCATCTGTTAAACAGCATTACTCGCATGCTCACAACAAAG ATATTGCTTTGGGTGTTTATGATGTGGTGGTGACTGATTTTTCCTGCCCAGCTGGTGTCTTGAAGTGTGCGGAAGCTTTACGGCTGCCTGTTGTCTCACAAGAGTGGGTGATCCAGAGTCTTATTGCTGGGGAGAGAGTAGGCTACAAGCAGCATCCAAAATATAAACATGACTATGTCCCTCACTGA
- the TP53BP1 gene encoding TP53-binding protein 1 isoform X3 — protein sequence MAAAGSAAGLDDGRAGGVGPGRAPQPVASGMECGGSSQLDPGFSQQDTPLLIVEDSQPQGAEEDAESAWLGVLARRLPARSSPSPVLDIVRGPAGSRAPRERFSEPMENPARPSASSPRGCAAEESAVPDRENSALGKAGERSEGDVEDCASSPYVEDTGMSQLQFGVLELSQSQDFESDLVSKEGDAGRPSHSGPAVLSSRLVKNESKYELCADNIETDSSTEAHTALESQAEKSERTLQEAEEHTRRKMPVSGASKTEESLGSGHEESDILSTQEEMFPENHATATAGSGCPITRVEDRSSLACTPARSLQVLQLSGQAFLVQEGDSTVSSGLVTPPPVSFGPNALVPSSPTEQGKAEDEQMDISIPGDGRELMQKQRGDMLVEMALGCIPPRPLVQPQASTPVSQSAPNFFPGSLPVPSQPEFSHDIFVPTQSPEKKHEGEEKTAGLTSLYLPRDLSRSTDALSKISTDDSVSQPPESCKLMLSASACSQPMNRVVSSGSLSAGQDSETTQVERIPECKASDSRLCSVENDNIKLKVNAGDQAPSENCEKTKKEDVETAGMPVGQFVSAGVAGDGPLAFTVHREIESISGSQAVADQSGVPEILSYAQETSKPEAVPETQCEEQEEKLQVKEKQIKEDRSLVNITLSHSSILEREGQCHEDTEVNDSCKNSKNVAQELEKVGPECQGKEALKGCTFDAGEAKNMDKLSTNMAKLNEVLAKPSVGKLLEQRDLLPKLKSDVQSEVALCAKNNPDGSELGQVMIISNQPSLQERGLETHVVQHENPIPKNMEATVLTRNLEQEGQMQPQEKATSKSPSPSSGTPFHFTLPKEGDVIQSLTSITPPLTGHLKMGPRRHSTPIVDDTCPDSTIATSDVTAEGTMGTNNVTVESAVVSADVSEVYEKGESGVVPESDAKLSLRMNLVTPVNDGSEESLPFSLEKPAASDGKDGSSAAAEAAASSQKASSVFSRVCEVHREDEARGHGLSTSPFRGDLFILPGTQEDAELHTNPSDWQYQQQKADSSGGQSLIAQRMQQDCHQQSSGAEDGEPMETDVVSTQAEDGRRMQRKQSKAVQIDQSQERWENIKNKGVQTTADCLFTPTTVTTATQTSEEICRQVEMGTSMSGQKPGQQDVNIQTDESGEKVVDTSGDDTDSLRSQGEEEFNLLHPPKGQVQRRHMRTIREVRTVVTRVITDVYYINGAEVERKVVEETEEPVVECQECETDMSPSRTAGGSSLTSGDLGDVSSFSSKASSLHRTSSGGSSGHSATHGSSSSGQGTGAVKGKVRGTETGEFALPIGRGILGKLSPRKGAGQPASPLRVSQTGALRCEEEEDCMPGTRQAGRAPVTPRGRGRRGRPPSRTTGTRDSAGLPGMEDLSTTASPEEKSFTRSVRLPDGGEKSGTSGFCALRRSDSPEIPFQVVTGPSDCAGSSTGSSFVGLRVVAKWSSNGFFYSGMITRDVGAGKYKLLFDDRYERDVLGKDILLCDPIPLETEVTALSEDDYFSAGVVKGHRKESGELYYCIEKEGQRKWYKRMAVILSQEQGNKLREQFGLGPYEPVTPLTKAADISLDNLVEGKRKRRSTLGSPSTSSSSTTPTRKGQESPRVPPVSLSGKRKLLASEDERSPAKRGRKSAMIKPGTVRGGEFVSTCEGVDATDPPVLKGDHGPLPQNKTLFLGYAFLLTMATPSDKVINHQKPSDGPTGSSEEEEDFLEMTPYDKHYIAQQLRAGAGYILEDFNETQCNAAYQCLLIADQHCRTQKYLLCLARGIPCVSHIWVHDSCHANQLQNYRNYLLPAGYSLQEQKLLEWNRTSISFLGFTMTSNTKAPTRKPVP from the exons atggcggcggcgggaAGTGCGGCTGGGTTGGACgacgggcgggcgggcggcgtAGGGCCCGGCCGGGCTCCGCAGCCGGTGGCGTCCGGCATGGAGTGCGGCGGGAGCAGCCAGCTGGACCCCGGCTTCTCGCAGCAGGACACGCCCCTCCTCATCGTGGAAGACTCGCAGCCTCAGGGCGCGGAGGAGGACGCGGAGAGCGCTTGGCTCGGCGTGCTGGCCCGCCGGCTGCCGGCCCGGAGTAGCCCGAGCCCCGTGCTG GACATCGTCCGCGGTCCTGCTGGCAGCCGGGCGCCGCGGGAACGATTCTCAG AGCCCATGGAGAACCCGGCCCGCCCGAGCGCCTCTTCACCGCGGGGCTGCGCAGCGGAGGAGTCTGCAGTGCCCGACCGGGAGAACAG TGCCCTTGGAAAGGCCGGGGAACGAAGTGAAGGTGATGTTGAGGACTGTGCTTCTTCGCCATATGTAGAAG ATACAGGCATGTCACAGCTCCAGTTTGGAGTTCTAGAACTGTCGCAGAGCCAGGACTTTGAGAGTGACTTGGTGTCCAAAGAGGGAGATGCTGGGCGTCCGTCCCACTCTGGGCCCGCTGTCCTTTCTTCCAGACTTGTTAAGAATGAGTCTAAATATG AACTCTGTGCGGACAACATAGAAACTGACTCCAGCACAGAAGCACATACCGCTTTGGAAAGCCAGGCAGAGAAGTCTGAAAG AACTCTGCAGGAAGCAGAAGAGCATACCAGAAGGAAAATGCCTGTCAGTGGTGCCAGTAAAACTGAGGAATCCCTTGGCTCTGGTCATGAGGAGTCAGATATCTTGTCAACTCAGGAAGAGATGTTTCCTGAGAATCATGCAACAG CCACTGCAGGGAGTGGCTGTCCGATAACCAGGGTGGAAGACAGAAGTTCTCTGGCATGCACCCCTGCTCGCAGTCTGCAagtcctgcagctctctggacAGGCATTCCTTGTACAGGAGGGTGATTCCAC TGTCTCTTCAGGCCTAGTTActcctcctcctgtttcctTTGGACCCAAtgcccttgtccccagcagtCCTACTGAACAGGGGAAAGCAGAAG ATGAACAGATGGATATATCTATCCCTGGCGATGGAAGAGAACTGATGCAAAAGCAGAGAGGAGATATGCTGGTGGAGATGGCCCTCGGTTGTATCCCTCCAAGACCTCTTGTTCAGCCACAGGCTTCAACTCCAGTGTCCCAGAGTGCCCCAAACTTCTTTCCCGGATCTTTACCTGTACCATCACAACCAGAGTTCTCTCAT gaTATCTTCGTTCCAACTCAGAGCCCAGAGAAGAAGcatgaaggagaagaaaaaactgCTGGTTTAACCTCTTTATATTTACCAAGGGATCTCTCTAGATCCACAGATGCTTTGTCAAAGATATCTACAGATGACTCTGTGTCACAGCCTCCTGAGTCCTGTAAACTGATGCTCTCTGCAAGTGCATGTAGCCAGCCCATGAATAGAGTTGTCAGTTCAGGCTCTCTGAGCGCAGGCCAAGACAGTGAGACCACACAGGTAGAGAGGATTCCTGAATGCAAGGCCTCGGACTCAAGACTCTGTTCTGTGGAGAATGATAATATAAAACTAAAAGTGAATGCAGGTGATCAAGCACCCTctgaaaactgtgaaaaaacaaaaaaggaggaTGTAGAGACTGCAGGAATGCCTGTAGGACAGTTTGTTAGTGCAGGTGTTGCAGGAGATGGGCCATTAGCCTTTACAGTTCATCGGGAGATTGAGTCTATTTCTGGAAGTCAGGCTGTTGCAGATCAGTCTGGTGTGCCTGAGATTTTGTCATATGCTCAAGAGACTTCCAAACCTGAGGCAGTTCCTGAGACTCAGtgtgaagaacaagaagaaaaactgcaagtaaaagagaagcaaataaaGGAAGACAGGTCTCTTGTTAATATAACACTTTCTCATAGCTCTATTCTTGAAAGGGAAGGACAGTGTCATGAAGATACAGAAGTGAATGATTCTtgtaaaaatagcaaaaatgtAGCCCAGGAATTAGAAAAGGTTGGACCAGAATGTCAGGGAAAAGAAGCTTTGAAAGGTTGTACTTTTGATGCTGGGGAGGCAAAGAACATGGATAAACTGTCTACTAACATGGCAAAGCTCAATGAAGTTTTAGCTAAGCCTTCTGTAGGGAAGTTACTGGAGCAGCGCGATTTGCTTCCAAAGTTAAAGAGTGATGTCCAATCGGAAGTGGCATTGTGTGCCAAAAACAATCCCGATGGTTCAGAATTGGGACAGGTAATGATAATAAGCAATCAGCCATCACTTCAAGAGAGAGGGCTTGAAACACACGTGGTTCAGCACGAGAATCCAATACCAAAGAATATGGAGGCTACTGTTCTGACAAGGAATCTGGAGCAAGAAGGGCAAATGCAACCACAGGAGAAGGCAACTTCTAAATCCCCCAGTCCTTCCAGTG GAACCCCGTTTCATTTTACTTTGCCAAAGGAGGGTGATGTCATTCAGTCCTTAACTAGCATAACACCACCTCTTACTGGCCATCTCAAAATGGGACCCAGGAGACACAGCACACCAATTG tcgATGATACTTGTCCAGACAGCACTATAGCAACCAGTGATGTTACAGCAGAGGGCACAATGGGGACCAACAATGTCACTGTGGAAAGTGCAGTGGTATCAGCAGATGTGTCAGAAGTCTATGAGAAAGGAGAGTCTGGTGTGGTTCCTGAGTCAGATGCAAAACTTTCTCTGCGAATGAACCTTGTTACCCCTGTGAATGATGGGAGTGAGGAGTCCTTGCCATTCAGCTTGGAAA AGCCTGCAGCCAGTGATGGAAAAGATGgatcctctgctgctgctgaggctgctgcgAG CTCCCAGAAAGCATCATCTGTGTTCAGTCGTGTCTGTGAAGTTCATCGAGAGGATGAAGCCAGAGGTCATGGTCTTTCCACTTCTCCGTTTAG GGGGGATCTGTTCATTCTTCCTGGCACACAAGAAGATGCTGAATTACATACCAATCCCAGTGATTGGCAGTACCAGCAACAGAAGGCAGACAGCAGTGGTGGACAGAGCCTAATTGCTCAGAGGATGCAGCAGGACTGCCATCAACAATCTTCTGGTGCAGAGGATGGAGAGCCTATGGAGACTGATGTTGTAAGCACTCAGGCAGAAGATGGGAGAAgaatgcagagaaaacaaagtaagGCTGTTCAAATTGATCAAAGTCAAGAGAGGTGGGAAAACATCAAGAATAAAGGGGTGCAAACTACAGCAGACTGTCTTTTTACCCCAACAACTGTTACAACAGCAACACAAACATCAGAAGAAATCTGTAGACAGGTGGAAATGGGAACCAGTATGTCTGGGCAAAAACCTGGGCAACAAGATGTGAACATTCAAACCGACGAGAGTGGGGAAAAGGTTGTCGACACCTCTGGAGATGACACGGACTCTTTGCGCAGTCAG ggagaggaggaatttAACCTTCTTCACCCACCCAAAGGCCAAGTTCAGCGTCGCCACATGCGAACCATTCGAGAAGTGCGCACTGTTGTTACACGTGTTATAACAGATGTTTACTACATCAATGGTGCAGAGGTGGAACGAAAGGTAGTTGAG gaaacagAGGAACCTGTAGTGGAGTGCCAGGAATGTGAGACTGACATGTCCCCATCTAGAACTGCAGGGGGCTCATCGCTGACCTCAGGAGACCTTGGTGATGTCAGCTCTTTCTCATCTAAGGCCTCAAGTCTCCACCGTACATCCAGTGGAGGAAGCAGTGGTCACTCTGCCACACacggcagcagcagctcagggcaaGGAACAGGAGCTGTAAAAGGGAAAGTGCGTGGGACAGAAACCGGAGAATTTGCTTTGCCCATTGGCAGAGGCATCTTAGGAAAATTGAG CCCTAGGAAAGGAGCTGGGCAGCCTGCATCGCCACTCAGAGTTAGCCAGACAGGAGCACTGCGttgtgaggaagaggaggactGTATGCCTGGCACTCGTCAGGCTGGCAGGGCACCAGTGACACCTCGTGGACGAGGAAGAAGAGGACGCCCGCCATCTCGAACAACAGGAACAAG AGATTCAGCTGGACTGCCAGGTATGGAGGATCTCTCAACTACAGCATCACCTGAGGAGAAATCATTTACTCGTTCCGTTCGCCTGCCAGATGGAGGAGAGAAATCTGGCACTTCTGGCTTCTGTGCCTTACGTCGTAGTGACTCTCCAGAAATCCCATTTCAAGTGGTGACTGGTCCTTCGGACTGTGCAGGCTCATCCACTGGGAGCAGCTTTGTGGGCCTCAGGGTTGTAGCAAAGTGGTCCTCAAATGGGTTCTTTTATTCGGGGATGATTACCCGAGATGTTGGAGCAGGAAAGTACAAGCTGCTCTTTGATGACAGATATGAGCGTGATGTGCTAGGAAAAGATATTTTGCTCTGTGATCCTATCCCACTGGAGACAGAGGTGACCGCACTCTCTGAGGATGACTACTTCAGTGCAG GTGTGGTGAAGGGACACCGGAAGGAGTCTGGAGAGCTATACTACTGCATTGAAAAGGAAGGCCAGAGGAAGTGGTACAAACGAATGGCTGTTATCCTGTCTCAAGAGCAAGGAAATAAGCTGCGGGAGCAATTTGGGCTAGGTCCTTATGAGCCTGTCACCCCCCTGACCAAAGCAGCTGACATCAGTCTTG ATAACCTGgtggaggggaagaggaagcGACGTAGTACCCTTGGTTCtcccagcacttccagcagcagcacaactcCCACTCGTAAAGGGCAGGAGAGTCCACGTGTCCCACCAGTCTCGCTGTCTGGGAAAAGGAAGCTTCTTGCTTCTGAAGATGAACGATCCCCAGCTAAACGTGGCCGCAAGTCAGCAATGATAAAGCCTG GCACTGTGAGAGGTGGAGAGTTTGTAAGCACCTGTGAAGGTGTAGATGCTACAGATCCCCCAGTACTGAAGGGTGACCATGGACCCTTGCCCCAAAATAAGACCCTCTTTTTGGGCTATGCCTTTCTTCTCACCATGGCAACACCAAGTGACAAAGTGATCAATCACCAGAAGCCATCAGATGGTCCCACTGGGAGCagtgaggaagaagaag ATTTTTTAGAGATGACTCCGTATGATAAACATTACATAGCACAACAGCTGCGAGCAGGAGCTGGCTATATCCTAGAAGACTTCAATGAAACCCAG TGCAATGCGGCATACCAGTGTCTTTTAATTGCGGACCAGCATTGTCGAACTCAGAAATACTTGCTGTGCCTTGCCAGAGGGATCCCTTGTGTGTCTCATATCTGGGTCCATGATAGCTGTCATGCCAATCAGCTTCAAAATTATCGGAATTACCTTTTGCCAGCTGGATATAGCCTCCAGGAGCAAAAATTGCTAGAATG GAACAGGACTTCCATCTCTTTCCTTGGATTTACAATGACCTCTAATACCAAG GCACCCACGAGAAAACCCGTTCCATAA